One Carassius auratus strain Wakin chromosome 16, ASM336829v1, whole genome shotgun sequence genomic window carries:
- the LOC113116402 gene encoding carcinoembryonic antigen-related cell adhesion molecule 5-like, with protein sequence MGHKVIAIFFTLICAPGLFAMFLIPSKNPVAVGTSVTIRANDTGIITIGAWLYGPSALFIWYPGGILPGTSLKNGTAFDNSTYQLTLSSVTLMSSGLYVLESLEPIKTRAEITLDVQEPVGNVAAFVSMTNLVEFNDNVTFTCTAVSGNPLWFSWRNGSSTVTAGGRVDLRNGGRELFINGVMRYDEGPFKCLVENNISKAESNQMNLNISYGPSNMAVTASPEKAAYISGSDIFLSCSADSKPAASFYWMYNGNNLNVSGSSYNLRNTTSNRSGQYTCVAKNAVTLRSVAVIKQIKIVDPILSVTVNPAGSPVEGNVFNLSCNVVGPVDSILWMKNGISLGADDTITFFNKNTILSFYRLGLRYDGLYTCAASNAVSNMTSGAYNLMVNYGPNNTAASGPNIAEVGSSVTFSCSSVSRPQSQYSWYFNGLNVKNASVYVTAPLSKTGSGEYTCMAFNSITGRSSSSSVTLAVYVPVSNVTVNGNNRQPIFNQPFTLTCTASGDVQNIQWMKNGTKINSDNRISFTANNSVLNFNPLTLSDNGLYQCLASNAVNNMTSAAYNLQVFYGPRDTTISGPTVGAIGRNVTFSCSANSNPPSRYSWFLNSTKVGEGPVLTRALSLDSGGLYTCMASNDITGSISNVTLKLTLLYPVSNVIVNAVNQPPVFSQPFTLTCTASGDVQNIQWMKNNMFLLPRTGITFSTDNSTLSFQSLNLNDDGYYQCAASNNVSLMTSLVYDLKVNYGPWNTTVVGPSMGEMGSSVTFSCSATSRPSQYSWFYNNSKVGDGPVFVNAALSLASSGRYTCMAFNNITGSSSNASLEFTVIEAIVRVDITSNKPIPLASQSLQLTCNVTGAYNRVLWLRNNQYIQPSNRVTFSADNTTVTFKALQTADDGRYQCVASNAVRPHFSQPYDLAVVFGPESVTIFVRPGIPPALTCQAVSQPPAVYKWILENNVVVGNHSSILLPINSIFGSNYTCVAKNPLTNVTLYMSHILNYPDAAVSVQASVMLTALFVLLIPVLDEWL encoded by the exons ATGGGACATAAAGTAATCGCCATATTCTTCACCTTAATATGTGCACCAG GTCTTTTTGCAATGTTCCTGATTCCATCAAAAAACCCTGTGGCTGTTGGGACCAGTGTAACTATACGTGCGAATGACACTGGGATCATAACAATTGGTGCCTGGTTATATGGACCTAGTGCATTGTTCATATGGTACCCAGGGGGCATTTTACCGGGAACTAGCCTCAAAAATGGAACAGCATTTGACAATTCTACATATCAGCTCACCTTATCGTCAGTAACGCTGATGAGTTCTGGCCTGTATGTATTAGAATCCTTAGAGCCGATCAAAACACGAGCTGAGATAACCTTAGATGTTCAGG AACCTGTCGGTAATGTAGCCGCATTTGTAAGCATGACAAACCTGGTGGAGTTTAACGACAACGtgaccttcacctgcaccgccgtCAGCGGAAACCCGCTGTGGTTTTCATGGCGCAACGGAAGCTCTACCGTCACAGCGGGAGGAAGAGTTGACCTCAGGAACGGTGGACGAGAGCTCTTCATCAATGGTGTGATGCGCTACGACGAAGGACCGTTCAAGTGTCTTGTGGAAAACAACATCAGCAAAGCAGAGTCTAATCAAATGAATCTAAACATAAGCT atgGGCCCAGTAACATGGCAGTGACAGCCTCGCCAGAGAAAGCGGCATATATTTCTGGTTCAGAcatttttctgtcatgttctgctgACTCTAAACCGGCAGCTTCTTTCTACTGGATGTACAACGGCAATAACCTAAATGTCTCTGGTTCAAGTTATAACCTTAGAAACACAACTTCTAACAGGAGTGGCCAGTACACTTGTGTTGCCAAAAATGCAGTCACGCTCCGTTCTGTTGCAgtgataaaacaaattaaaatagttG atCCAATATTGTCAGTGACAGTGAATCCAGCGGGCTCCCCAGTAGAAGGCAATGTTTTTAATCTAAGCTGTAATGTTGTGGGGCCAGTGGACTCCATTCTTTGGATGAAGAATGGAATATCCCTGGGTGCCGATGATACGATCACTTTCttcaataaaaacacaatctTGAGCTTTTATCGTCTCGGTCTTCGTTATGACGGACTGTACACGTGTGCTGCTAGTAATGCAGTCAGCAACATGACCAGTGGGGCCTACAATCTTATGGTCAACT ATGGCCCAAACAACACCGCAGCCTCTGGTCCAAATATAGCAGAAGTGGGATCCAGCGTGACCTTCAGCTGTTCCTCAGTCTCTCGTCCTCAAAGTCAATACAGCTGGTATTTCAATGGcttaaatgtgaaaaatgctTCAGTGTATGTGACTGCGCCTCTCTCAAAAACCGGCAGCGGAGAGTACACCTGCATGGCCTTCAATAGCATAACAGGCAGAAGCAGCAGTTCCTCCGTGACATTAGCTGTATATG TTCCTGTCAGCAATGTTACGGTGAATGGGAACAATCGGCAACCAATCTTCAATCAGCCATTCACACTAACCTGCACTGCCAGTGGAGATGTTCAAAACATTCAGTGGATGAAGAACGGCACAAAAATAAACAGCGACAACAGGATCAGTTTCACCGCTAACAACTCGGTTTTGAACTTTAACCCACTCACTCTAAGTGATAATGGGCTGTATCAATGTCTAGCTAGTAATGCTGTCAACAACATGACCAGTGCGGCCTATAACCTCCAGGTCTTCT ATGGTCCTAGGGACACAACCATCTCTGGACCAACTGTAGGAGCTATTGGACGTAATGTCACCTTCAGCTGTTCTGCTAATTCTAACCCACCAAGTCGATACAGTTGGTTTTTAAACAGCACAAAGGTGGGAGAGGGTCCAGTGTTAACCAGAGCTCTCTCTCTGGATAGTGGTGGACTCTACACATGCATGGCCTCCAATGATATCACAGGCAGCATCAGCAATGTAACACTGAAGTTAACTTTACTAT ATCCAGTCAGCAATGTGATTGTAAATGCGGTCAACCAGCCACCAGTATTCAGTCAGCCATTTACTCTAACCTGCACTGCCTCAGGAGATGTTCAAAACATTCAGTGGATGAAGAACAACATGTTCCTTCTTCCTCGCACTGGAATCACTTTCTCCACTGACAACTCGACATTGAGTTTCCAAAGTCTAAATCTGAATGATGATGGATATTATCAGTGTGCAGCAAGCAACAACGTCAGCCTCATGACTAGCCTCGTTTATGACCTGAAAGTCAACT ATGGTCCATGGAACACGACAGTTGTTGGCCCAAGCATGGGAGAGATGGGGTCCAGTGTGACTTTCAGCTGTTCTGCAACCTCTCGTCCTAGTCAGTATAGCTGGTTCTACAATAATTCAAAGGTAGGAGATGGTCCAGTGTTTGTGAATGCAGCTCTCTCACTGGCGAGTAGTGGACGCTACACCTGCATGGCCTTCAATAACATCACAGGCAGCAGCAGCAATGCATCACTGGAGTTCACTGTAATAG AAGCCATTGTGAGAGTGGACATCACCTCCAATAAACCCATTCCTCTGGCTTCCCAAAGCCTGCAACTCACCTGTAACGTGACGGGAGCCTACAACAGAGTCCTCTGGCTTCGAAACAACCAGTATATCCAGCCATCAAACAGAGTCACGTTTTCCGCAGATAACACCACCGTGACTTTCAAAGCCTTGCAGACTGCTGATGACGGGAGATACCAGTGCGTCGCTTCGAACGCAGTGAGACCGCATTTCAGTCAGCCATACGATCTTGCGGTCGTCT TTGGACCAGAGAGTGTGACGATCTTTGTGCGCCCTGGGATTCCCCCTGCCCTGACATGTCAAGCAGTGTCTCAGCCACCAGCTGTTTATAAATGGATCCTCGAAAACAATGTAGTAGTTGGAAATCATTCTTCCATATTGCTTCCCATAAACTCTATCTTTGGCAGCAATTACACCTGTGTGGCCAAAAACCCACTGACCAATGTGACACTCTACATGAGCCACATCCTCAATT ATCCTGACGCAGCTGTCAGTGTCCAGGCGAGTGTGATGTTGACGGCTCTGTTTGTTCTGCTGATCCCAGTGCTGGATGAATGGCTCTAA
- the LOC113116845 gene encoding carcinoembryonic antigen-related cell adhesion molecule 1-like, which translates to MAKLSLIIHYGPDDVSIKVLDVVDLGVRVSLSCSANSEPSASFSWKFNGADTDVTTDTFTIDQTDFTHSGDYECTAWNSVTKRSVSQKHALIVKVGGGDGGGRYCIPENK; encoded by the exons ATGGCAAAACTCAGCCTGATCATCCACT ATGGACCAGACGATGTTTCTATTAAGGTTCTGGATGTGGTGGATTTAGGCGTTCGTGTATCGCTCTCTTGTTCTGCAAATTCTGAACCTTCTGCCTCATTCAGCTGGAAGTTTAATGGAGCAGACACTGATGTGACCACAGACACATTCACCATAGATCAGACTGACTTCACACACAGTGGAGATTATGAATGCACAGCCTGGAATAGTGTGACAAAGAGAAGCGTTTCACAAAAACATGCTTTAATAGTTAAAG TAGGTGGAGGAGATGGAGGTGGAAGATACTGTATCCCAGAGAACAAGTAA
- the LOC113116846 gene encoding nectin-4-like isoform X1 has protein sequence MMDLHNVFIPLLLSCTSVFTVLYGQKVVTDPKVTVYQGNDVTLLCQYIRRSTEDKITQVRWTWQNQSSEYKIMVFHNDYGLHIHETPLKDRVSFSKSSPSIDEASIIIRDVKISDKGLYSCDITIYPGGSLTGQTTLIVLEDSRPVLSTAEAVGIGTAVVIITLIIVVVGYLFLQNRRRTGRTFTYYTTQSPSDLQQDVTILKSGKANRSTSSSWDTEYTAVSFSLWSESASLRASANQIALIFQTIEQETVNAQAKID, from the exons ATGATGGACTTACATAATGTGTTTATTCCTCTACTTCTGTCTTGCACCTCTGTGTTTACAG TACTTTATGGACAGAAAGTTGTCACTGATCCTAAGGTTACTGTGTACCAGGGTAATGATGTCACACTGTTATGCCAATATATCCGTCGAAGCACAGAAGACAAAATTACACAAGTGCGGTGGACATGGCAGAATCAGTCCAGTGAATATAAAATCATGGTCTTTCACAATGATTATGGTCTTCATATACATGAGACACCCCTGAAAGACAGAGTCAGCTTCAGTAAGAGCTCTCCTTCAATCGACGAGGCCTCCATCATCATCAGAGATGTGAAGATAAGTGATAAGGGACTTTACAGCTGTGACATCACAATCTACCCTGGAGGGAGTCTTACAGGACAAACCACTCTTATAGTGTTAGAAG ACAGTCGTCCTGTTCTGTCCACCGCTGAGGCTGTAGGGATTGGGACTGCTGTAGTGATCATCACTCTGATTATTGTTGTTGTGGGGTATCTATTCCTGCAAAACAGACG ACGAACCGGCAGAACTTTCACTTATT ACACAACTCAGAGCCCCAGTGACCTACAACAG GATGTCACAATACTGAAATCAGGCAAGGCTAACAGAAGCACCTCATCATCATGGGACACTGAATACACTGCGGTTTCCTTCAGCTTGTGGTCAGAATCAGCGTCACTGCgagcctcagccaatcagattgctTTGATTTTCCAAACAATAGAGCAGGAGACTGTGAACGCACAGGCGAAGATAGACTGA
- the LOC113116846 gene encoding nectin-4-like isoform X2 has translation MMDLHNVFIPLLLSCTSVFTVLYGQKVVTDPKVTVYQGNDVTLLCQYIRRSTEDKITQVRWTWQNQSSEYKIMVFHNDYGLHIHETPLKDRVSFSKSSPSIDEASIIIRDVKISDKGLYSCDITIYPGGSLTGQTTLIVLEDEPAELSLITQLRAPVTYNRMSQY, from the exons ATGATGGACTTACATAATGTGTTTATTCCTCTACTTCTGTCTTGCACCTCTGTGTTTACAG TACTTTATGGACAGAAAGTTGTCACTGATCCTAAGGTTACTGTGTACCAGGGTAATGATGTCACACTGTTATGCCAATATATCCGTCGAAGCACAGAAGACAAAATTACACAAGTGCGGTGGACATGGCAGAATCAGTCCAGTGAATATAAAATCATGGTCTTTCACAATGATTATGGTCTTCATATACATGAGACACCCCTGAAAGACAGAGTCAGCTTCAGTAAGAGCTCTCCTTCAATCGACGAGGCCTCCATCATCATCAGAGATGTGAAGATAAGTGATAAGGGACTTTACAGCTGTGACATCACAATCTACCCTGGAGGGAGTCTTACAGGACAAACCACTCTTATAGTGTTAGAAG ACGAACCGGCAGAACTTTCACTTATT ACACAACTCAGAGCCCCAGTGACCTACAACAG GATGTCACAATACTGA